A single region of the Halictus rubicundus isolate RS-2024b unplaced genomic scaffold, iyHalRubi1_principal scaffold0047, whole genome shotgun sequence genome encodes:
- the LOC143363433 gene encoding uncharacterized protein LOC143363433, protein MDNEKLIEMVRQFRILYDLSHPKYSDSKVKEKVWCEIAEQMKESEAACKKTWANLRESYRRSLKRRRSTRSGQAAGTIRKWRYEEEMAFLDPLYNERPTITSVSVNIEDTDDTILDRDNCETVDTATASTSASDSPTCNMAPQSVPLRDSPVPRRKKRVEEKQTAAAAVMNYLLQNKEKNQVDDVDRFCLSISSTIKKFSPYNLAMAKKQIFDLVSELEFRDLNGKSYLVCDDQMHYTNL, encoded by the exons ATGGACAACGAAAAGTTGATTGAGATGGTCCGTCAATTCCGTATATTGTACGACCTGAGCCATCCGAAGTACAGCGACTCAAAAGTAAAAGAGAAGGTTTGGTGTGAAATAGCAGAACAAATGAAAGAGTCAG AAGCCGCTTGCAAGAAGACGTGGGCCAACTTGCGAGAATCGTACAGGCGATCACTGAAGCGGAGAAGAAGCACAAGGAGCGGCCAGGCAGCAGGAACAATACGGAAGTGGAGGTACGAGGAAGAAATGGCCTTCCTGGACCCTCTTTACAACGAACGGCCGACAATTACATCCGTCAGTGTGAATATTGAGGACACCGACGACACGATTCTCGATAGAGACAATTGCGAAACGGTGGACACGGCAACAGCGAGCACGTCGGCAAGTGATTCACCTACGTGTAATATGGCACCTCAATCGGTTCCGCTAAGAGATTCTCCTGTGCCTCGGAGAAAAAAGAGGGTGGAGGAGAAGCAGACTGCTGCTGCGGCAGTAATGAATTACTTACTGCAGAATAAGGAAAAGAACCAGGTGGATGACGTCGACAGGTTCTGCCTAAGTATCAGCAGTACGATCAAGAAATTTTCGCCGTACAATCTGGCGATGGCGAAAAAACAGATTTTCGATCTAGTGTCGGAGCTGGAGTTCCGAGACTTGAACGGCAAATCATATTTGGTCTGCGACGACCAGATGCActatacgaacttataa